The nucleotide window ATGGGCGGTGTGCCGGCCTCGAACTTGTGCGGCAACGGCGCCCAGCGCGATTCGTGGAGCTGCACGTCGCTGATCATCTCTCCGCCTCCCTCGAACGGCTCCATGCGCTCGAGCAGCTCTGCTCGACCCCACAGGGCACCGACGCCCGTCGGTCCGAGCATCTTGTGGGCGCTGAAGGCGAGGAAGTCGGCACCGAGCGTGTCGACGTCGACGGGAAGGTGCGGCACGAGTTGGGCGCCGTCGACGACGACGATCGCCCCGACCGCGTGGGCCGCCTCTGCGAGCTCGGCAACGGGGCCGATCGTGCCGGTCACGTTCGACATCCCGGAGACCGACACGATCTTGACACGCTCGTCGAGGACGTCTTCGAGTCCCGAGAGGTCGAGGGTGTAGTCGGCGGCGATGTCGAGGTAGACCAGCTCGGCGCCCGTGTGGCGGGCGATGATCTGCCACGGGACGAGGTTGGAGTGGTGTTCCATGACGGTGAGCAGGATCCTGTCGCCCTCGCCGAGCTGTTCCAGGCCCCAGCCGTATGCCACCGTGTTGAGCCCGTGGGTGGTGCCCTTTGTGAAGATCACTTCACGCGGCGTCGCCGCTCGGATGAACGAGGCGACCTTCGCTCGGGCGCCCTCGTAGGCGTCCGTCGCCTCCTGGGCCAGCGTGTGGGCTCCACGATGGACGTTGGCGTTCGTCGTCCTGTAGTAGTGGTCGAGGGCGTCGATCACCTGGAGGGGCTTCTGCGTCGTGGCAGAGGAGTCGAGATAGACGAGCGGCTTGCCGTGGACCTCTCGCTCGAGGATCGGGAAGTCCTTGCGGATGGCGGCCGCGTCGAGCATCAGCTTCCCGCCCCTACCGGCCGGTACGCGTCGTATCCCTTCTCCTCGATCTCCTTGGCGAGATCCGGCCCCCCGGTGGCCGCGATGCGCCCGTCCATGAAGACG belongs to Acidimicrobiia bacterium and includes:
- a CDS encoding cysteine desulfurase yields the protein MLDAAAIRKDFPILEREVHGKPLVYLDSSATTQKPLQVIDALDHYYRTTNANVHRGAHTLAQEATDAYEGARAKVASFIRAATPREVIFTKGTTHGLNTVAYGWGLEQLGEGDRILLTVMEHHSNLVPWQIIARHTGAELVYLDIAADYTLDLSGLEDVLDERVKIVSVSGMSNVTGTIGPVAELAEAAHAVGAIVVVDGAQLVPHLPVDVDTLGADFLAFSAHKMLGPTGVGALWGRAELLERMEPFEGGGEMISDVQLHESRWAPLPHKFEAGTPPIAGAIGFGAAVDYLTGVGMDDVRAHEIEITRYALERLAEVPDLKVYGPADLDSRGGAVSFELADIHAHDLATILDEEQGVAVRAGHHCAKPLMRRLDVASTARASFYIYNVPSDVDALVSGLMRARQIFGVG